From the Actinomycetota bacterium genome, the window CATGGCACTGGCCATCGCCGCCTGGACTCAGATGGCCGCGATGATGATCCGTGCCGGGCTCGGCGTCGAACAGGCCATGCGCCAGGCCGCCACGGCCGGCACCCACTGGACCTTCCGAATGCTGCACTCCTCCCTGGTCCGGGCGGTCGAGGACCGCCGCCCGACCTGGCACACGCTGGCCGCCCTGGGTGACGAGACCGACGTGTCGGAGCTGCGGCAGCTGGCCGCCGAGCTACGGCTGATCGACACCGTCGGCGGCAGCCCCACCGAGGCGCTGCTCACCCGCGCCCAGACACTGCGCGAACAGGAACTGGCCGACCAGCTGGCCGCGATCAAAGCCGCCGAGGTCAAACAGGCCGTCCCGCTCGCACTGCTCGGGATCTGCCTCACCGCGTTCGTCGTGTACCCGGCCGTCCAATCGTTCCTCAGCCCCTGAAAGGAGACCCGATGACCACCCACTCCCGCACCGCCGCCGCGCTGCTACCGGCTGTCACGGCCGCCACCACGCTGCTGACGGTCCTGGCCGCCCCCACCATGCTTCTTCCATGGCTGGCCGGCCGGCTCCGCGAGGCACACCGCGACCAGACCGGCGTCTCTGAGCTGGCCGTGGTGGCCCTGCTCACCGGCCTGGCGGCGCTGATCACCGTCGCCTACATGAACATCATCTCGGGCAAGGTCACCACCGAGGCCAACAACCTGCCCACGTCCAGCGGCTAACGCATGGCTTCGGCGGCACGACACGGTGAGGACGGCGCAGTCCTGGTCCAAGCGGCCCTGATCATGCCGCTGCTCGCGTTGGCCCTTGGCGCGGTGCTGCACCTGGGCCTGTACCTGCTGTCCCGCCAGGTCGTGGTCACTGCCGTGCAGCAGGGCCTAACCGCCGCCACCGCCGCCGACGGCACCACCGCCCAGGGCAAGGCCATCGCCAGCCAGCTGATCGCCGCCCACTCGGCCGCCGAAATCCTGGAGCTGACCGCCACCGCGGCCTCCAGCACCGTGACCCTGACTGCCACCGTGCGCACCCCCGCGGTCGTGCCCGGCCTGACCCGGACCGTCACCGTCGCGCAGAGTGCCGCCAAAGAACGGTGGGTCGCCCCGTGAGCTGGCGTCTG encodes:
- a CDS encoding type II secretion system F family protein; amino-acid sequence: MTLFVAVAAGLLVGAGTVAAVWGIRPPLAPLDQRVEAVLSGRYAAHRSGPWRRWRDKLVARTPTAVLPDLALLGRTPAEFVTGRLAWAAGGLVAVVLLAGLLGVPLQMLPLFAAAGTVAGWYLGLHELRDAAAKRRRTMALAIAAWTQMAAMMIRAGLGVEQAMRQAATAGTHWTFRMLHSSLVRAVEDRRPTWHTLAALGDETDVSELRQLAAELRLIDTVGGSPTEALLTRAQTLREQELADQLAAIKAAEVKQAVPLALLGICLTAFVVYPAVQSFLSP
- a CDS encoding pilus assembly protein, producing MASAARHGEDGAVLVQAALIMPLLALALGAVLHLGLYLLSRQVVVTAVQQGLTAATAADGTTAQGKAIASQLIAAHSAAEILELTATAASSTVTLTATVRTPAVVPGLTRTVTVAQSAAKERWVAP